One window of Mangrovibacterium diazotrophicum genomic DNA carries:
- the uxuA gene encoding mannonate dehydratase — MGMEQTWRWYGPSDPVTLTDIRQAGATGIVTALHEVPIGEVWTVEAIEERKKMIEFDSSVNPARPRGLNWSVIESIPVHEDIKQGKPSRDAWIEKYKESIRNVGKVGIPVLTYNWMPVVDWTRTNLEMELSDGARALAFDMSEFIAFDLFILRREGAEACYTKEQIDLAKQKFESMSSEKQYILQKNIIAGLPGGQEGYTIEDFRARLAEYKEIDSQKYRENLKYFLEQIVPVAIESGVRLAIHPDDPPIPLFGLPRVVSTENDLQYIVNVVDSIYNGLCICTGSLGVRGDNDLPGIIERMGNKINFLHLRSTQRDGDGSFHEASHLRGDVDMYNVIVAVLKEQRKRHAMNRRDDEIPMRADHGHMILDDLKKKTNPGYSAIGLLRGQAELRGLEMGIEKSGVVFR; from the coding sequence ATGGGAATGGAGCAAACGTGGCGTTGGTATGGGCCGAGTGATCCTGTAACGTTAACCGACATTAGACAAGCCGGTGCAACCGGAATTGTGACTGCTTTACACGAAGTACCGATTGGAGAGGTGTGGACTGTTGAGGCGATTGAAGAGCGCAAGAAAATGATTGAATTTGACAGTTCTGTCAACCCGGCCAGACCACGCGGATTAAACTGGAGTGTAATTGAAAGTATTCCGGTACACGAAGATATCAAGCAAGGAAAACCGAGCCGTGATGCCTGGATTGAAAAGTATAAAGAGTCAATCCGCAATGTGGGAAAAGTTGGCATTCCGGTGCTGACTTACAACTGGATGCCGGTTGTGGACTGGACACGCACCAACCTGGAGATGGAGTTGAGCGACGGTGCCCGAGCTTTGGCTTTTGATATGAGCGAATTTATCGCTTTCGACTTGTTTATTTTGAGAAGGGAAGGGGCTGAGGCTTGTTACACGAAAGAGCAGATCGACCTGGCCAAGCAAAAGTTCGAGTCAATGAGCTCGGAAAAGCAATACATCCTGCAAAAGAATATTATTGCCGGTTTGCCGGGCGGACAGGAAGGCTACACCATCGAAGATTTCCGCGCGCGTTTGGCGGAATACAAAGAGATTGATTCGCAAAAATACCGCGAAAACCTGAAGTATTTCCTGGAGCAAATTGTTCCGGTGGCTATCGAGTCAGGCGTTCGTTTGGCGATTCACCCCGACGATCCGCCAATTCCGTTGTTTGGTCTGCCTCGCGTGGTGAGCACCGAAAACGACTTGCAGTACATCGTCAATGTTGTCGATTCAATTTACAACGGACTATGCATCTGCACAGGTTCTCTTGGCGTTCGTGGCGACAACGATTTGCCGGGAATCATCGAACGCATGGGAAATAAAATCAATTTCCTGCACTTGCGCAGTACCCAACGTGATGGCGACGGCAGTTTCCACGAAGCCAGTCACCTGCGCGGCGATGTGGACATGTACAACGTCATTGTAGCCGTGTTGAAAGAACAGCGGAAACGCCATGCGATGAATCGTCGCGACGACGAAATTCCGATGCGCGCTGACCACGGTCACATGATTTTGGACGACCTGAAAAAGAAAACCAACCCGGGGTATTCAGCAATTGGTTTGTTGCGAGGACAAGCCGAGTTGCGAGGTCTCGAAATGGGAATCGAAAAAAGCGGGGTCGTTTTTCGTTAA
- a CDS encoding NAD(P)-dependent oxidoreductase, with translation MKIGILRETRRWKDRRVAITPETAVWIKENYPNVELFVQTSSVRVHTDDEYLKIGIPVVEDVSHCDVLIGVKEVDPATMTDGKTYIMFAHVAKKQGYNQSFFAAMAKKKITLIDYEYFTDAQKNRVVAFGFWAGVVGTYYAFKGIAKRFVKVDLPGPDECRDLKELHHQLKQFRMPALKIVLTGGGRVAAGALEIIRELGIDEVSPWDFQTKTYEHAVFTRLDPEDYVQKKDGTFNQKEFYTDPSDYESKFQPYLEAADVFIACHFWNSNSPVFFTKEQLKDEKFGISLIADISCDLDGPIPTTIRTSSIEEPYYDVNPADLSEATAFSNPKHVTVMAVDNLPTALPLDASRTFARDMYTSVFPALFGGDADGIIERATILKNGELTSKYQYLEKFLQDALKE, from the coding sequence ATGAAAATCGGAATACTTCGTGAGACCCGGAGATGGAAAGACAGGCGAGTGGCTATTACGCCCGAAACGGCCGTTTGGATCAAAGAAAATTACCCGAATGTTGAATTGTTTGTGCAGACTAGTTCGGTTCGGGTTCACACCGATGACGAATACCTGAAGATCGGTATTCCGGTCGTTGAGGATGTTTCGCATTGCGATGTACTGATTGGTGTGAAGGAAGTTGACCCTGCAACTATGACCGATGGCAAAACTTACATCATGTTTGCACACGTGGCGAAGAAACAAGGGTACAATCAATCGTTCTTCGCTGCGATGGCCAAAAAGAAAATCACCCTGATTGACTACGAATATTTTACCGACGCGCAAAAGAATCGTGTGGTGGCTTTCGGATTTTGGGCGGGTGTTGTTGGTACCTATTACGCCTTTAAGGGAATTGCCAAACGTTTCGTAAAGGTTGACTTGCCTGGCCCGGACGAGTGCCGCGATTTAAAAGAACTTCATCATCAACTGAAGCAATTCCGCATGCCGGCGCTGAAGATCGTGCTAACCGGTGGCGGGAGGGTAGCCGCCGGAGCATTGGAGATTATTCGCGAGTTGGGAATAGATGAGGTCAGTCCCTGGGACTTTCAAACAAAGACCTACGAGCATGCTGTGTTTACCCGGCTCGATCCGGAAGATTACGTGCAGAAAAAGGACGGCACGTTCAATCAAAAAGAATTTTACACCGATCCGTCGGATTACGAATCCAAATTTCAACCTTATTTGGAAGCGGCTGACGTGTTTATTGCCTGTCATTTCTGGAACAGCAATTCCCCTGTGTTTTTCACGAAGGAGCAGTTGAAAGACGAAAAATTCGGCATTTCGCTCATTGCAGATATTAGTTGCGATTTGGATGGCCCGATTCCGACCACAATTCGCACGAGTTCAATCGAAGAACCTTATTACGATGTTAATCCTGCTGACCTGTCGGAAGCGACAGCATTCAGCAATCCGAAGCATGTTACCGTTATGGCAGTTGATAACCTGCCAACAGCACTGCCTTTGGATGCTTCGCGAACATTTGCCCGCGACATGTACACTTCTGTTTTCCCCGCTTTGTTTGGCGGTGATGCGGACGGAATCATTGAACGGGCGACCATTTTGAAGAACGGTGAACTGACTTCAAAATATCAATATTTAGAGAAATTTCTGCAAGATGCATTAAAAGAATAA
- a CDS encoding PorP/SprF family type IX secretion system membrane protein, whose amino-acid sequence MRRILLLLFACFCLGVHVSAQSNIRINNYWENTYQINPGAMISEYQFVGSAAARKQWMNFPGAPVTEYLTFTAKLFTNRTHSTQIGQLGIKVFHDRIGYTDLINLSPSYSYSARLNLRWALNMGAAYKVQNYYYDFGEATTDVTNDPAISNARQSWTVHNVDVGVELVSYKVLFGVSVVNLISLFNGDDEYQSNTNFAYAMYKGKLDRTFSLLSGLCLINNKNIYQAEFKLSVLAESRRFPDVEVGAFYRTRKEFGLLLGMDLNENLRLALSYDYNVSGIIHSSYGTPEVQLIWKFGKIKNCECEEFLR is encoded by the coding sequence ATGCGTAGAATCCTCCTGCTTTTGTTTGCCTGCTTTTGTTTGGGTGTCCATGTTTCGGCTCAATCGAATATTCGCATCAATAATTACTGGGAGAATACTTACCAGATTAACCCTGGGGCGATGATAAGCGAGTACCAGTTTGTGGGTAGTGCCGCTGCCCGCAAGCAATGGATGAACTTCCCCGGTGCTCCGGTTACCGAATATCTGACTTTCACGGCGAAACTGTTTACCAACCGGACGCATTCAACCCAGATCGGCCAATTGGGGATCAAGGTTTTTCACGACCGGATTGGTTACACCGATCTAATCAACCTTTCGCCGTCCTATTCCTATTCGGCCCGCCTGAACCTGCGTTGGGCGCTCAACATGGGGGCTGCTTATAAGGTGCAGAATTACTATTACGATTTTGGTGAAGCGACTACGGATGTCACCAATGATCCGGCAATCAGCAATGCCCGTCAAAGCTGGACAGTGCACAATGTTGATGTTGGCGTTGAACTGGTGAGCTACAAGGTTTTGTTTGGCGTTTCGGTGGTTAACCTCATCAGCCTGTTTAACGGAGACGACGAATACCAGTCGAACACGAATTTTGCTTATGCCATGTACAAGGGCAAGCTGGACCGAACATTCAGCCTGTTGAGCGGACTGTGTTTAATCAACAACAAAAATATTTACCAGGCCGAATTTAAATTGTCGGTTTTGGCCGAATCAAGACGTTTCCCCGATGTGGAAGTCGGTGCTTTTTACCGCACCAGGAAAGAGTTTGGCTTGCTGTTGGGGATGGATTTAAACGAGAATCTGAGGCTGGCATTGAGCTACGACTACAATGTCAGCGGTATTATACACAGTTCGTACGGAACCCCTGAGGTACAGTTGATCTGGAAGTTTGGCAAGATCAAAAACTGTGAGTGTGAGGAGTTCCTGCGTTGA
- a CDS encoding FecR family protein, translating to MDRESSFDELAYRYLEGKLKGREYDDFTALLQESDKLARFDQLKSGWQPGENLSSAANWRRLSYRMSTTSVPAKAKPRNLVTYWISAVAAVLIIGLIISTTFFYLKSDRFITGYTTIETPRGEKSKVFLPDGTEVWLNANSSISYPSFSKDQREVKLVGEAYFKVKHDDNIPFVVSTKRCDVKVLGTEFNVMAYDLLNRNEVTLFKGRVEVKAGTKSAVLKVGQRFFISDDQQYIESANLQQTHSWVENKLNFQKIPFGELVMRLENWYDVDLIYDTKRFAKTEFTGTFKNEETIWQVLDALNVYLPIQYKKIDNRKIELYVKEK from the coding sequence ATGGATAGAGAATCGTCTTTTGATGAACTTGCTTATCGTTACCTCGAGGGTAAATTGAAAGGTCGTGAATACGATGATTTCACGGCGCTGTTGCAGGAAAGCGACAAGCTTGCCCGTTTCGATCAGCTAAAGTCCGGCTGGCAGCCCGGCGAAAATCTTTCTTCTGCCGCAAACTGGAGAAGATTGTCCTACCGCATGTCGACCACCAGTGTTCCTGCCAAAGCCAAACCCCGGAATTTGGTGACTTACTGGATTTCAGCTGTTGCCGCAGTGTTGATCATCGGATTGATTATTTCCACTACATTTTTCTATCTGAAAAGCGACCGGTTTATCACCGGTTACACCACCATTGAAACGCCACGCGGCGAAAAGTCAAAAGTCTTTCTGCCCGATGGAACCGAAGTTTGGTTGAATGCCAATTCGTCCATCAGCTATCCTTCTTTTTCAAAAGATCAGCGCGAAGTAAAACTTGTGGGTGAGGCCTACTTCAAAGTAAAACACGACGACAATATTCCTTTTGTTGTCAGCACCAAGCGCTGCGATGTGAAAGTGCTGGGAACCGAGTTTAACGTGATGGCCTACGATCTGCTCAATCGCAACGAAGTGACTTTGTTTAAAGGGCGCGTTGAAGTGAAGGCTGGAACAAAGTCTGCAGTGTTGAAAGTGGGGCAGCGGTTTTTTATTTCCGACGACCAGCAGTACATCGAGTCGGCCAACCTGCAACAAACACACAGTTGGGTTGAAAATAAGCTGAATTTTCAAAAGATTCCTTTTGGCGAGCTGGTCATGCGGCTGGAGAACTGGTACGATGTTGATTTGATTTATGACACCAAGCGGTTTGCGAAAACCGAATTCACCGGAACATTTAAAAACGAGGAAACAATCTGGCAAGTGCTTGATGCGCTGAATGTTTACTTGCCTATTCAATACAAGAAAATTGATAACCGAAAAATCGAACTCTATGTGAAAGAAAAATAA
- a CDS encoding glycoside hydrolase family 2 TIM barrel-domain containing protein — translation MKIKLAALALMLLSFSVKAQERWQDPKVNEVNREPMHSAFFAYESEDAAEAGVKESSTNFMSLNGTWKFNWVQNARQRPTDFYSVGLNDKGWGEMPVPGLWELNGYGDPQYVNIGYGWREQYKNNPPIVPEENNHVGSYRKEIELPANWSGKEIYAHFGSVTSNISLYVNGKFVGYSEDSKLEAEFNLTKYLKPGKNLIAFQSFRWCDGSYLEDQDFWRFSGVGRDCYLFAREKTHMRDLKVTPDLVDDYTDGTLTVKVDLTGKASVSLKLTDQQGNTVAEKQVSGSGEVTTEIEVENPAKWTAETPVLYNLTATLTQSGSVKEVIPVKVGFRKVEMKNNQLCVNGQPILIKGVNRHELDPDGGYVVSPERMEQDIQMMKKFNVNAVRTCHYPDNSLWYDLCDKYGIYVVAEANLESHGMGYGPETLAKNPAYAKAHLERNERNVLRNFNHPAVIIWSMGNEAGFGPNFEACYEWIKGYDTSRPVQYEQAKENDYTDIFCPMYYDYNNSEKYAQSDKKKPLIQCEYAHAMGNSEGGFKEYWDLIRKYPLYQGGFIWDFVDQSIHWKNKDGQLIYAYGGDFNPYDASDNNFLDNGLISPDRKPNPHYYEVGYYYQSIWTSPVDLASGQVEIYNEYFFRDLSNFYLQWELVADGKVIKTGLVDNLAVLPHEKTKVDLGLTVPVDLQAKEVFVNVAYKLKDAEQLLPADYTLARQQLAVKDWAFEPIRLENKTLVNQKTAQPTLVENDLNYLLVTGENFQIDFNRKSGYLCRYLVDGKPVLEAGTVLKPNFWRSPTDNDLGAELQLKYAVWKDPKIELKSLNVTTTSEGLVEVKADYDMPEVGGKLQLIYQINNEGAVAVSQKLTAGSGDKVSEMFRFGMKLEMPQDYQHIKYYGRGPGENYIDRKDSEFIGLYDQSVCEQPYAYIRPQETGTKSDVRWWAQTAAGGKGLCFKSDAAYSISALNYSVESLDDGLEKDQRHFPEVRKSDFVTICIDKKQMGMGCVTSWGAVPRPEYRIPYQDMEFNFLIKPVAHVFTVY, via the coding sequence ATGAAAATAAAATTAGCAGCTCTTGCCTTGATGTTGCTTAGCTTCAGCGTGAAAGCTCAGGAACGATGGCAGGATCCCAAAGTCAATGAAGTAAACAGAGAACCCATGCACAGCGCGTTTTTCGCTTACGAGTCGGAAGATGCAGCGGAGGCTGGAGTAAAAGAAAGTTCAACGAATTTTATGAGCCTGAACGGAACCTGGAAATTTAACTGGGTTCAAAATGCCCGGCAACGTCCAACCGACTTTTACAGTGTTGGTTTGAATGACAAAGGCTGGGGCGAAATGCCTGTTCCCGGTTTATGGGAACTGAATGGCTACGGCGATCCGCAGTATGTGAATATTGGTTACGGATGGCGTGAACAGTACAAAAATAACCCGCCGATTGTTCCCGAGGAAAATAACCATGTTGGTTCGTATCGCAAAGAAATCGAGCTTCCGGCTAACTGGAGCGGCAAAGAAATCTACGCTCATTTTGGTTCGGTAACTTCCAATATCAGCCTGTATGTGAATGGCAAATTTGTCGGCTATAGTGAGGACAGCAAGCTCGAAGCCGAGTTTAACCTGACCAAATACCTGAAGCCCGGTAAAAACCTGATTGCTTTCCAATCTTTTCGCTGGTGCGACGGCAGCTACCTGGAAGACCAGGATTTCTGGCGTTTCTCGGGCGTGGGCCGCGATTGCTACCTGTTTGCCCGCGAGAAAACACACATGCGCGATTTGAAAGTAACACCGGATTTGGTGGATGATTATACGGACGGTACTTTGACTGTAAAAGTTGATTTGACAGGCAAAGCATCAGTCTCATTGAAACTGACAGATCAACAAGGGAACACGGTTGCCGAAAAGCAAGTTTCAGGCTCGGGTGAAGTTACCACAGAAATTGAAGTGGAAAATCCGGCCAAGTGGACAGCCGAAACACCGGTACTTTATAATTTGACGGCAACACTGACGCAATCGGGTTCGGTGAAGGAAGTTATTCCGGTAAAAGTTGGTTTCCGCAAAGTGGAAATGAAAAACAACCAACTTTGTGTGAATGGTCAGCCAATACTGATTAAGGGTGTGAACCGTCACGAGCTGGATCCCGATGGTGGCTACGTGGTATCTCCTGAACGCATGGAGCAGGACATCCAGATGATGAAAAAGTTCAATGTCAATGCGGTGCGTACCTGTCACTACCCGGATAACTCGTTGTGGTACGACCTGTGCGACAAATACGGAATCTATGTGGTTGCTGAAGCTAACCTCGAATCGCATGGAATGGGCTATGGCCCGGAAACACTGGCTAAGAATCCGGCATATGCAAAGGCGCATCTGGAACGTAACGAACGCAATGTGCTCCGCAATTTCAACCACCCGGCTGTAATTATCTGGTCAATGGGTAACGAAGCCGGTTTCGGTCCTAACTTCGAGGCTTGCTATGAATGGATTAAAGGGTACGATACGTCGCGCCCGGTGCAGTACGAACAAGCGAAAGAGAACGACTACACCGACATCTTCTGCCCGATGTACTACGACTACAATAACAGCGAGAAGTATGCCCAATCAGACAAGAAGAAACCACTCATTCAGTGTGAATATGCGCACGCAATGGGTAACTCGGAAGGTGGTTTTAAAGAATACTGGGATTTGATTCGCAAATACCCGCTTTACCAGGGTGGTTTTATCTGGGACTTTGTGGACCAATCCATCCACTGGAAAAACAAGGATGGCCAGTTGATTTATGCCTACGGTGGCGATTTCAACCCTTACGATGCATCCGATAATAACTTTTTGGATAACGGTTTGATTAGCCCGGATCGCAAACCAAACCCGCATTATTACGAAGTTGGCTACTACTACCAGTCTATCTGGACAAGCCCGGTTGATTTGGCCAGCGGACAAGTGGAAATTTACAACGAGTATTTCTTCCGCGACCTTTCCAACTTCTACCTGCAGTGGGAACTGGTTGCCGACGGAAAAGTTATCAAAACGGGTTTGGTAGATAATCTGGCTGTTTTGCCGCACGAGAAAACGAAGGTTGACCTGGGGCTGACAGTTCCGGTAGATCTTCAGGCAAAAGAAGTATTTGTAAATGTAGCTTACAAGCTGAAAGATGCAGAGCAACTGTTGCCGGCAGATTATACGTTGGCTCGTCAGCAATTGGCTGTAAAAGACTGGGCGTTTGAGCCAATTCGATTGGAGAACAAAACGCTGGTCAATCAAAAGACAGCCCAGCCGACACTTGTTGAAAACGATCTGAACTACCTGCTGGTAACAGGAGAGAACTTCCAGATTGACTTTAATCGCAAATCTGGTTACCTGTGCCGCTACCTGGTTGACGGAAAACCGGTGTTGGAAGCAGGAACGGTTTTGAAACCCAACTTCTGGCGGTCGCCGACAGACAATGACCTTGGAGCTGAACTGCAGTTAAAATATGCAGTTTGGAAAGATCCGAAAATTGAGTTGAAATCACTGAATGTCACAACAACATCAGAAGGTTTGGTTGAAGTAAAAGCTGATTACGATATGCCTGAAGTCGGCGGCAAACTGCAACTGATCTACCAAATCAATAATGAAGGGGCTGTGGCGGTTAGCCAAAAGCTGACGGCTGGATCGGGAGACAAAGTTTCGGAGATGTTCCGTTTCGGTATGAAACTGGAAATGCCACAGGATTACCAACACATTAAATATTACGGTCGCGGACCGGGTGAAAACTACATCGACCGCAAGGATTCGGAGTTCATCGGCTTGTACGATCAAAGCGTTTGCGAACAACCTTACGCTTACATTCGTCCGCAGGAAACCGGTACAAAATCCGATGTTCGCTGGTGGGCACAAACAGCAGCGGGTGGCAAAGGACTTTGCTTCAAATCGGATGCTGCCTACTCGATCTCAGCACTGAACTACTCGGTGGAGTCGCTGGATGATGGATTGGAAAAAGATCAGCGTCATTTCCCTGAAGTGAGAAAAAGCGATTTTGTCACGATCTGCATCGACAAGAAGCAAATGGGGATGGGCTGTGTAACCAGTTGGGGAGCGGTTCCTCGTCCGGAATACCGTATTCCTTACCAGGACATGGAGTTCAACTTCCTGATCAAACCGGTGGCGCACGTTTTCACCGTTTACTAG
- the porK gene encoding T9SS ring complex lipoprotein PorK/GldK, translating into MKKITLFISLIALLQSCSNARFGELSGVKSKSFHEPTPYGMSFVRQGAFNLGPDDQEVAFSNEMTKTVSLDAFWMDDSEVTNSEYRQFVNWVRDSIARTLLAERFPEYRITEDRKGNPLSSPRLNWKPEIGWGDFDQQEALQPLFIPDEERFGNRREIDARRLFYSYEWIDLQQAAKRANSYNFNSSAYDGFVFDEKGNSNRIVNRASFIMKDMVNVYPDTLCWVRDFTYSYNDPRTSYYFYHPAFEEYPVVGVSWKQAKAFCAWRTELKNSYMRAIGDADVQAYRLPTEAEWEYAARGHRLASMYPWGGYYARNQNGDFQANFKPLRGNYVADGGMAAAEIRSYDPNDYGLYDMGGNVAEWTSNAYDESAYEIIHDLNPNYEYNARPDDPAVLKRKVVRGGSWKDAASYQQVGTRSYEYQDSAKSYIGFRCVRTTFCEDFSASAR; encoded by the coding sequence ATGAAAAAAATTACGCTATTCATCTCGCTAATTGCCTTGTTGCAGTCGTGCTCCAATGCACGTTTTGGTGAGCTTTCCGGTGTCAAATCCAAAAGCTTTCACGAGCCAACTCCCTACGGAATGTCATTTGTGCGCCAGGGTGCTTTCAACCTTGGGCCCGATGACCAGGAAGTTGCTTTTTCCAACGAAATGACCAAAACGGTTTCGTTGGATGCCTTTTGGATGGACGATTCAGAAGTGACCAACAGCGAGTACCGGCAATTCGTGAATTGGGTTCGCGATTCGATTGCGCGCACCTTGCTGGCGGAGCGATTCCCGGAATATAGGATTACCGAAGACCGGAAGGGAAATCCGTTGAGTAGCCCGCGGCTAAATTGGAAACCAGAGATTGGCTGGGGTGATTTCGATCAGCAGGAAGCCCTGCAGCCTTTGTTTATTCCTGATGAAGAACGATTTGGCAACCGCCGCGAAATTGATGCACGCAGACTTTTCTACAGCTATGAATGGATCGATTTGCAGCAAGCAGCGAAACGAGCCAATTCGTATAATTTCAATTCTTCCGCTTACGACGGCTTTGTTTTCGATGAGAAAGGAAACAGCAATCGCATTGTCAACCGTGCTTCTTTTATCATGAAAGACATGGTGAACGTGTATCCCGATACTTTGTGCTGGGTGCGCGACTTTACTTATTCCTACAACGACCCGCGCACAAGCTACTATTTCTATCACCCCGCTTTCGAGGAGTATCCTGTTGTTGGGGTAAGCTGGAAGCAGGCCAAAGCTTTTTGTGCCTGGCGAACCGAGTTAAAGAATTCGTATATGAGGGCCATTGGAGACGCTGATGTGCAGGCTTACCGGCTTCCGACCGAAGCGGAGTGGGAATACGCTGCCCGGGGACATCGGCTGGCTTCCATGTATCCGTGGGGCGGCTATTACGCCCGAAATCAGAACGGGGATTTCCAGGCCAACTTTAAACCATTGCGAGGAAATTACGTCGCCGACGGAGGAATGGCAGCAGCGGAAATCAGAAGCTATGATCCGAACGATTACGGCTTGTACGACATGGGTGGAAACGTTGCCGAATGGACCAGCAACGCCTACGACGAATCAGCCTACGAGATTATCCACGACCTTAACCCCAATTACGAGTATAACGCCCGCCCGGATGATCCGGCTGTTTTGAAGCGAAAAGTGGTTCGTGGCGGATCGTGGAAAGATGCTGCTTCATATCAGCAGGTCGGCACCCGCAGTTACGAATACCAGGATTCAGCAAAATCGTACATCGGTTTCCGATGTGTTCGCACGACTTTCTGTGAGGATTTTAGTGCGTCTGCGCGATAG
- a CDS encoding RNA polymerase sigma-70 factor, with translation MTSESSNTDKSTLLFQQFKKGDPKALEELFHRTFPRLVDFASKITKDAQVAEDILQDVFIKVWEKKDEIESINIEGYLFRMVRNQCLDYIKFIKVIGEKDFELNSLRKFEELYRIDFIRDEPYLLIQEELKQEIERTIESLPPRCKEVFLLSKMDGLKNREIAEKLEINIKNVERHLARAAQTFKERFPNDVPLAIIILVLKNFF, from the coding sequence GTGACTTCCGAATCAAGCAATACCGATAAGTCTACTTTACTTTTCCAACAATTCAAAAAAGGCGATCCGAAAGCTCTCGAGGAGTTGTTCCATCGTACCTTTCCGCGTTTGGTCGATTTCGCTTCGAAGATCACCAAAGACGCGCAGGTTGCGGAAGATATCCTGCAGGATGTGTTTATAAAAGTGTGGGAAAAGAAGGATGAAATTGAAAGTATCAATATTGAGGGCTATCTTTTTCGCATGGTTCGGAACCAATGTCTCGACTACATCAAATTCATAAAAGTCATCGGCGAAAAGGATTTCGAACTCAATTCACTTCGGAAATTTGAGGAGCTTTACCGGATTGATTTCATCCGCGACGAGCCCTATCTTTTAATCCAGGAGGAACTAAAACAGGAGATTGAACGGACGATCGAATCTTTGCCTCCTCGTTGTAAAGAGGTTTTCCTGCTCAGTAAAATGGATGGCTTGAAGAACCGGGAGATTGCCGAAAAACTGGAGATAAACATCAAAAATGTCGAGCGGCATTTGGCTCGGGCAGCGCAAACTTTCAAGGAACGATTCCCGAATGACGTTCCTCTCGCGATCATTATTCTTGTCCTGAAAAATTTTTTTTGA